The Aestuariibaculum lutulentum genome segment CAATAGCGTAAATGTTAGAATCGGAAGTTTGCATTTTATTATCGACTACAATACCTCCACGAACGCCCATTTGCAAATCACAAGTTTTTGCTAATTCGTCTCTTGGACGAATACCAGCAGAAATGATTAACATATCGACATCTAAAACGTCATCTTCACCAAACTCCATCCCGGTGATAGCCTCACCTCCCAAAATCTGATTGGTCGCTTTACTTAAATGAATATTTAAACCAATAGATTCTAATTTTAGTTTTAAAACCTGACTACTTCTAGTATCTAATTGTCTCGGCATTAATTTAGGAGCAAACTCAACAATATGTGGTTCTAAACCCATATCTAAAACCGCTTTACCAGCTTCCAACCCTAATAAACCACCACCTAGAACAGCAGCTTTAGCATCCGGATTTTTAGCTTTCAACTCCGCTGCATAAGCCAACATGCCTTCTAAATCCTCAATGGTTCTATACACAAAAACCCCTTTCTTTTCTACCCCCTTAATAGGTGGCACAAAAGGAGAAGATCCCGTTGCAAGTACTAAGTAATCGTATTCAAACTCCCGATCCTTAGCCGTAGTTATGGTTTTCTTGCTTCGATGGATATCTGCAACCCGCTCACCAGTTATCAATTCTATACCGTGCTCTTCATACCATGATCTTGGCGCCATCTCTAAAGCTTCAGCATCTTGATTTTCAAAATACTCACTTAAATGCACCCTATCGTACGCTGGTCTTGGCTCTTCTCCAAAAACAGTAATTTTATAAGTCTGACTTTTAACTTCAGCTACAAATTTTTCACAAAACTTATAACCTACCATTCCGTTACCTACAACAATTATTTTTTTCATAACTACGTATTTTACACTACAAACATAAGTAAAAACTACGTAATTATACTTAATTAAATGTGTGAAAATTTCAAAATCAGTCAATTATTGACAAATTCACAAATTGAAACACATTTTTATACGTATTAATTAAAATAATAAGGATTCAACAATGAAAGAATAAAGTTTTCTAAATAGCCGTAACTGAAACCACTATACTCTTTGATGCCGGCGTTTTGGCAGTATGCGCAAAACTATCTAAAGGGACCAAGATATTAGCTTCAGGAAAATACGTAGCACAACAACCTTTAGGAATATCATATCCAATCACCTTAAAGTTAGAAGCTTCGCGCAAAACACCATTAAAGTTGGATTGAATATTAACAACCTGCTTTTCTTGCAGACTTCTAGCATTCATATCTTCCCGATTCATAAATATAATACGTCGCTCATTGAAGACTCCACGATATCTGTCATTTAAACCATAAATAGTCGTATTGAACTGGTCATGACTACGTATCGTCATCATAACCAACTCCTCCTCCTTTAATTTCCAGGACGGTAATTTATTAATAGAGAAATTTGCTTTTCCGGTTTTAGTATGAAATTGCCTGATTCGAGCCCCATTAGGCAAATAAAATCCGGACGGTTGTTTTAATCTGTTATTATAATCATTAAAACCGTCAACGACTTCTTCAATATCCTGGCGCACTAAATTGTAATCGTCCTGATACTTTAACCAATTAATTTTAGATTTCTCTTTTAAAGTGGCATGAGCAACACCACAAACCACAGCAACTTCACTAAGTAATGCATTAGAACAAGGTTCTAAAATGCCTTTTGTAGAAGACACAATACCCATGGAATTTTCGACACTTTGCACTTGAAGCCCTGATTTTTGATAATCTTTTTCGGCGCGCCCTAAACAAGGAAAGATTAACGCCTCTCTTCCGGTTACCAGATGTGAACGGTTTAACTTAGTGCTCACATGAACTGTTAAATTACAATTAGCCAATGCCTCTGCAGAATATAAGGTATCTGGTACAGCCGAAATAAAATTACCACCCAGCCCAAAAAATAATTTAGCTTTTTTCTCATACATGGCTTTAATGGCATCAATAACCGAATACCCATGCTTTGTAGTTGGCTTAAAACCGTATTTTGCTTCAATTTTATCTAAAAATTTTTGGGGTGCTGCTTCCCAAATCCCTACAGTTCTATCGCCTTGCACATTAGAGTGACCACGAACCGGACAAGTTCCCGCGCCTTCTTTACCAATACTTCCTTTTAGAAGTAATAAATTAACCAGTTCCCGAATATTATCAACCGCATTTTCATGCTGCGTTAGCCCCATGGCCCAACACACAATAATCTTATTTCTATTTATGATTAAATCTAAAACAGCATCAAAAACCTCTTTTGAAACACCTGATTTCTCCAAACAATTTTCGAAACTATATTGTTTTAAATCATCAATAAAACTATCATAACCATATGTAAATTCATCTATAAATGCTTTATCAAATACATTCCCTGTTTGTTCTTCTGCTTCAAGCAACTTCAATAAAATAGCTTTAAAAAAGGCCACATCACCATTTATAGTTACTGGTACATGAATATCTGTTAGCTTTGTTCCGCCGGTTAATAGCTTCAAAGGATTTTGCGGATTAGTAAATCGTACCAAACCAGCTTCAGCTAATGGATTTATAGAAATAATTTTTCCTCCGTTCTTTTTACACCTCTCTAAAGCAGACAACATTCTGGGGTGGTTCGTCCCTGGATTTTGCCCAACAACCATAACCAATTCCGCCTTGTATAAATCGTCTAAGGTTACTGAACCTTTGCCGATACCTAAAGTTTCGGACAAAGCTTTACCACTAGCTTCATGACACATATTGGAACAATCGGGTAAATTAGCTGTACCAAACTCCCGAACAAATAATTGATATAAAAAAGCAGCTTCATTGGTAGTTCTACCCGACGTGTAAAACACAGCTTCATCAGGAAACTCTAACCCATTTAAGTGTTCAGCAACTTTAGCAAAAGCCTCATCCCAACTAATTGGTTGATAATGTGTAGCGCCTTCAGGGAGATACATAGGTTCAGCCAGACGTCCGGACTTACCAATTTCAAAATCTGTCCAACTCGCTAATTCATCAACCGAATACTGCGAGAAGAATTCAGTTCCAATAGTTTTATTCTGAACTTCTTCCGCCATAGCTTTCATGCCGTTTTCACAGTACTCTCCAAGAACAGAACGCTCGTCATCAGGATCTGGCCAGGCACAACCCGGACAATCAAACCCGCCTTTCTGATTCAGTTTACGAGAAACCTTTAAAGCATCAGAGAAATTCATATACTTTGAAACCTGACTGGCCACAGATATTAAAGCAGGTATCCCCGCACTGTTATCTGGTGGTGTTTTCACTTTTAATTCTGAAAACGTTTCGGGTGTTTTAGCTTTATCCTTTGCTGAAGAACTCATATTATTTTAAAAATTGCGCTTTATAAGCAGCTTTATATTCGGTTTGTGTATCCAAATCTATGTTTTTAGTCCCACTAAATAAAATTTCAACCTTCGATTCGTGAGTACTTAAAACCTGTTTCGCACCAATATCTTTATTTAAAGCTTCTAATTCTTTAAAATAAATAGCATCAAACAACACAGGAACGCCTTTTTCTCCTTCATTATAAGATGTTGCAATAATCTGAGCTTTATTCGGCTTAAAATGAGCTATCATTTGTTTCAAATAATCTGTTGTAATAAACGGCTGATCTGCAAGAAGAAATAAAATACCGTCAAACTTCAAATTAGAATCAGTTATATGCTTAACCGCTTTTGAAATTGACGTGCCTAAACCTTGTTTCCAATCGCAATTATAAATAACTTCAATCGGATAGCTTTCAATTTGCTCACTTAGAATTTCAAAATTTGCTCCTAAAACTACAAAAACAGGACTTCCATTTACTTTTAAAGCTGTTTTTATACTGTGTTCTATTAATGTGGAATCACCCCAGGGCAATAATTGTTTAGGATTTCCCATACGTTTTGAAGCGCCGGCAGCCAATATTACCAATGCTATTTCTGGAGCATTTTGCATGAGTTTATTTCAATTTTGAATGAATCTTTCCAGATTTTTTTCGAAGTGAATAGGTTTCCCTATTTCTGGTTACCGCCAATATTTCGGAAACAATCGACAAGGCTATTTCCTCAGGCGTTTCTGAACCGATATCTATGCCTGCCGGACCGTAAATAACATCTAAAAAATCGTCTGAAATATCGGGACAGTAATCAATTAACTGCGACAACAAATCATCGCGACGTCGTGTTGCACCTAGAAGTCCGATATAATTTGGATTTGAATTCTTTAAAGCCACCAGATACCGTAAATCTATAGCGAAATTGTGTGTCATTAATACAATTGCGGTTTGATTATCGATGTTTAATGTCGTGATATCTTCCGGAACAACAAGTTGTATAAGACGCGTGCCCGAAAAATGTTCAGCCGATTTTAATTCGCTTGTTCGAGCAACCACGGTAACTTCCCAGCCGGTTAACAACCCGTATTGCGATAATTTAACAGCATCATGTTCTGCGCCAATAATAAGTAATTTGAAACAAGGCTGCATATTCTGTTTAAATACTGTTAACTGATTTCTTTCATCTTTCGGAAAATTATCAGCATTCATTGAAAATAACGCAGCATTTAAATCGACCACAGAACCCATACCTTGAAACTCGCCTTCTTCCTTTTTGTAATAGGAAGAAATTTTAAAAGGTTTTCGATTTTTAATTCCATTGAAAAATGCTTCAATAAAGG includes the following:
- a CDS encoding FdhF/YdeP family oxidoreductase; this translates as MSSSAKDKAKTPETFSELKVKTPPDNSAGIPALISVASQVSKYMNFSDALKVSRKLNQKGGFDCPGCAWPDPDDERSVLGEYCENGMKAMAEEVQNKTIGTEFFSQYSVDELASWTDFEIGKSGRLAEPMYLPEGATHYQPISWDEAFAKVAEHLNGLEFPDEAVFYTSGRTTNEAAFLYQLFVREFGTANLPDCSNMCHEASGKALSETLGIGKGSVTLDDLYKAELVMVVGQNPGTNHPRMLSALERCKKNGGKIISINPLAEAGLVRFTNPQNPLKLLTGGTKLTDIHVPVTINGDVAFFKAILLKLLEAEEQTGNVFDKAFIDEFTYGYDSFIDDLKQYSFENCLEKSGVSKEVFDAVLDLIINRNKIIVCWAMGLTQHENAVDNIRELVNLLLLKGSIGKEGAGTCPVRGHSNVQGDRTVGIWEAAPQKFLDKIEAKYGFKPTTKHGYSVIDAIKAMYEKKAKLFFGLGGNFISAVPDTLYSAEALANCNLTVHVSTKLNRSHLVTGREALIFPCLGRAEKDYQKSGLQVQSVENSMGIVSSTKGILEPCSNALLSEVAVVCGVAHATLKEKSKINWLKYQDDYNLVRQDIEEVVDGFNDYNNRLKQPSGFYLPNGARIRQFHTKTGKANFSINKLPSWKLKEEELVMMTIRSHDQFNTTIYGLNDRYRGVFNERRIIFMNREDMNARSLQEKQVVNIQSNFNGVLREASNFKVIGYDIPKGCCATYFPEANILVPLDSFAHTAKTPASKSIVVSVTAI
- a CDS encoding nucleotidyltransferase family protein, whose protein sequence is MQNAPEIALVILAAGASKRMGNPKQLLPWGDSTLIEHSIKTALKVNGSPVFVVLGANFEILSEQIESYPIEVIYNCDWKQGLGTSISKAVKHITDSNLKFDGILFLLADQPFITTDYLKQMIAHFKPNKAQIIATSYNEGEKGVPVLFDAIYFKELEALNKDIGAKQVLSTHESKVEILFSGTKNIDLDTQTEYKAAYKAQFLK
- a CDS encoding XdhC family protein gives rise to the protein MTHEFKTLVETAIAWKKDNFKVVLATVVALDGSSYRRPGVRMLLNNRGFWKGAVSGGCVEKEVYRESERVFETGQPKMMTYDGRYRLGCEGVLYILLELFNPGEAFIEAFFNGIKNRKPFKISSYYKKEEGEFQGMGSVVDLNAALFSMNADNFPKDERNQLTVFKQNMQPCFKLLIIGAEHDAVKLSQYGLLTGWEVTVVARTSELKSAEHFSGTRLIQLVVPEDITTLNIDNQTAIVLMTHNFAIDLRYLVALKNSNPNYIGLLGATRRRDDLLSQLIDYCPDISDDFLDVIYGPAGIDIGSETPEEIALSIVSEILAVTRNRETYSLRKKSGKIHSKLK